One region of Chaetodon auriga isolate fChaAug3 chromosome 5, fChaAug3.hap1, whole genome shotgun sequence genomic DNA includes:
- the emb gene encoding embigin: MSTYCKQLLFQILLLVGSCRHINTKTPVPTPTPLAPISPLPTLERSVVLKGQSHTEKVELLNPVSITLECTWTGNHNKPPNITGYWTKDEDEVENSRLTVQLENEQYNLKRVFNIVSEENLGNYSCVFGSEVKIDFVLAAPQIGEVRDKPIVSYVGDSVVIACKLDETKPKPNTWNWYRANGTDKEQIFAAAEPHRYEIKNQERETKLLVHNLTEADSGLYYCGAVYAISTAMGHVKLKVISFYEPLKPFIAIVVEVIVLVTAILLYEKKQSKKNHTAGNGTNDQTDTLTQGENNESEGSSSMRQRKV, from the exons ATGTCAACCTACTGCAAGCAGCTCTTGTTTCAGATCCTCCTGCTTGTCGGCTCCTGCAGACACATCAATACAA AAACACCTGTCCCAACGCCCACGCCACTGGCTCCCATCAGTCCCCTGCCCACACTTGAAAGGAGCGTTGTTCTCAAAG GCCAAAGTCACACTGAGAAAGTTGAACTACTGAACCCTGTCAGTATCACACTGGAGTGTACCTGGACTGGCAACCACAACAAACCGCCAAACATAACTGGGTACTGGACAAAAGACGAGGATGAAGTTGAGAACAGCCGCCTCACAGTGCAGTTGGAGAATGAGCAATATAATCTCAAAAGAGT GTTCAACATTGTCAGTGAAGAAAATCTCGGAAATTACTCATGCGTGTTTGGGAGTGAAGTGAAAATAGACTTTGTTTTGGCAG CTCCACAGATTGGTGAGGTGCGAGATAAGCCGATCGTCAGCTACGTGGGCGACTCTGTGGTGATTGCATGCAAACTGGATGAAACCAAACCGAAGCCCAACACCTGGAACTGGTACAGAGCGAATGGTACAGACAAG GAGCAGATTTTCGCTGCTGCAGAGCCTCACCGCTATGAAATCAAAAACCAAGAGAGGGAGACCAAACTGCTCGTGCACAACCTGACAGAGGCCGACTCTGGCTTGTATTACTGCGGCGCAGTGTACGCCATCAGCACCGCGATGGGCCACGTGAAGCTTAAG GTCATCAGCTTCTACGAGCCTCTGAAACCGTTCATTGCCATCGTGGTGGAAGTGATCGTCCTGGTCACCGCCATTCTGCTCTACGAGAAAAAACAGTCCAAGAAAAACCACACAGCAG